The nucleotide sequence GGGACTCACGGAACAGTTTGACGCAACGCTTAGGGTTTAGGAGCATGGCACTCACAAAAGCCGATATGGCGGAAAGGTTGTTCGAAGAACTGGGCATCAACAAACGCGAGGCCAAGGAATTGGTCGAGATTTTCTTCGAGGAAATCCGCAGCGCCCTGGAAGCGGGCCAACAGGTGAAGTTGTCCGGTTTTGGTAATTTCGATTTGCGGGACAAGAACCAGCGACCGGGCCGCAATCCCAAGACCGGTCAGGAAATTCCGATCACCGCGCGCCGGGTCGTCACCTTCCGACCCGGCCAAAAGCTCAAGGCGCGGGTGGACGCCTTCAAGGGCGAGGCGCAGTAATGTCGCGACAAGAATCAAATGCTTGGCAAAACCAAGCGATTCCATTAGCATTACCCACCTTCGCGGCGGCCGGTCCGCCGCGCTTCGGGGCGTAGCGCAGCCTGGTAGCGCACCTGCATGGGGTGCAGGTGGTCGGAGGTTCAAATCCTCTCGCCCCGACCAATCAAAAAACGGCTTGGCAAACCATCACCAAGCCGCTTTTCTTTTTGCGTTATCGGGGTCCGATAGACACTCGATTTAACCCTTCATCCCCCCCAGCATGATGCCCGCGATGTAGTATTTCTGAAGGACCACGAACAGCAGCATCACCGGCAACACGGTGAGCACCGAACCGGCCATCATCAATTCAGTGTCTTGGACATGTTCGCCTAGCAGGTTAGCAAGGGCGACCGGCAAGGTGTAGCGATCGCTGTCGGTCAGCACGATCAGTGGCCACATGAAATCGTTCCAGGCGCCGAGGAAAGTGAAAATCGCCAACGTCACCAGAATTGGCCGGCACAGCGGTAGGATCAACGACCAATAGATGCGAAACTCGCCAGCGCCGTCCATCCGCGCAGCGTCGAGCAAGCTGTCCGGTATCGCCAGCAAATACTGCCGGATTAAAAAGATACCGAAAATGCTGGCCATGCCGGGAATGATGACCCCCCAATAGGTGTTGATCAGCCCAAACTGCTTGAGCAGCAGGAACAAGGGCAGCATCGCCACTTGGGCGGGAATCACCATCGCCGCTAACAACCCCCGAAACAGCCGGTCGCGGCCGCGAAAGCGGAACTTGGCGAAGGCGTAACCGGCCATCGAATTGATCAGCAAGGAGATCAAGGTCACAGCACCGGCCAGCAAGGCGCTGTTGAGCAGGTAGCGGGCCAGATCGAGCCGGGTAAACAGCGCCACGTAAT is from Candidatus Competibacteraceae bacterium and encodes:
- the ihfA gene encoding integration host factor subunit alpha, whose amino-acid sequence is MALTKADMAERLFEELGINKREAKELVEIFFEEIRSALEAGQQVKLSGFGNFDLRDKNQRPGRNPKTGQEIPITARRVVTFRPGQKLKARVDAFKGEAQ
- a CDS encoding carbohydrate ABC transporter permease — its product is MSVGFLIGQRGRSFAAGLLLYGLLAVGVALTLLPLLWMVAASLMPAGEANSYPPHLWPSTLTFEHYVALFTRLDLARYLLNSALLAGAVTLISLLINSMAGYAFAKFRFRGRDRLFRGLLAAMVIPAQVAMLPLFLLLKQFGLINTYWGVIIPGMASIFGIFLIRQYLLAIPDSLLDAARMDGAGEFRIYWSLILPLCRPILVTLAIFTFLGAWNDFMWPLIVLTDSDRYTLPVALANLLGEHVQDTELMMAGSVLTVLPVMLLFVVLQKYYIAGIMLGGMKG